The window CAATTCCAATTGGGCCATGACCTGATTGGTGAACGAATTGGACATCACGAAGCTGGGATGACCGGTGGCGCACCCCAGGTTGACCAGACGCCCCTCGGCCAGGACGATGAGCCGTTTGCCATCGGGAAAGATGACATGATCGACCTGGGGCTTGATGTTTTCCCAGGTAAGATTGCGGATGCCGGCGATGTCGATTTCCGAGTCGAAATGGCCAATGTTGCAGACGATGGATTGATCCTTCATGGCATCCATATGCCCGCGGGTGATGACGTTGACGTTGCCGGTGGCGGTGACGAAGATGTTGGCCAGGGGGGCGGCATCCTCCATGGTGACCACGCGGTAGCCTTCCATGGCCGCCTGCAAGGCACAGATCGGATCGATTTCGGTGATCCATACGGTGGCGCCCAGGCCACGAAAGGCCTGGGCGCATCCCTTGCCGACATCGCCGTAGCCGCACACCACCGCGATCTTGCCGGCGATCATGACATCGGTCGCCCGTTTGATACCATCGACCAGCGATTCGCGGCAGCCGTACAGGTTGTCGAATTTGGACTTGGTCACCGAATCATTGACATTGAAGGCGGGAACTTTCAGCACCCCCTGGGCGGCCATTTCATTGAGGCGGTGGACTCCGGTGGTTGTTTCCTCGGAGATGCCGCGCACCTGGGCCATCAGATCGGCGTATTCGGGGCGATGCATGACGATGGTCAGGTCGCCGCCGTCATCGAGGATCATGTTGGGGGTCCATCCGTTGGGACCGCGGATCGTTTGTTCGATGCACCACCAGAAT is drawn from Magnetococcales bacterium and contains these coding sequences:
- a CDS encoding adenosylhomocysteinase, which gives rise to MSTQPRVKTTPQNDYKVANLSLADWGRKEIAIAETEMPGLMALREEYAGKKPLAGARIAGCLHMTIQTAVLIETLVALGAEIRWSSCNIFSTQDQAAAAIAQAGIPVFAWKGETEEEFWWCIEQTIRGPNGWTPNMILDDGGDLTIVMHRPEYADLMAQVRGISEETTTGVHRLNEMAAQGVLKVPAFNVNDSVTKSKFDNLYGCRESLVDGIKRATDVMIAGKIAVVCGYGDVGKGCAQAFRGLGATVWITEIDPICALQAAMEGYRVVTMEDAAPLANIFVTATGNVNVITRGHMDAMKDQSIVCNIGHFDSEIDIAGIRNLTWENIKPQVDHVIFPDGKRLIVLAEGRLVNLGCATGHPSFVMSNSFTNQVMAQLELWNNPGKYPVGVYILPKALDEKVARLHLGKLGAKLTRLTEKQAAYIGVPVHGPFKPEHYRY